ACTGAACTGCTTGTCATTAAGCGATCGGAGCAGGGAGAAGCCTTCTCTGCTCTGCAGGGACTGAACTTCATCAGAGAGCAGGAACTCCATGAACGTCCAGGCTTGTTCGGCAACCGGCGATTTGGCTTGTATCGCAAACGTATAGTTCGGAATAATTCTCATGGCCCCGGAGTTTCCGCTATGCGGCTTATACAGCAGCTTCGGATTGGCAAAATTGGTATACGGAACGTTGATGAAATCCGCCGGGCCCTGTATAACGGCAGAATAGAACAATTGATTCTCGGTCTCGACTGGCTCGGTGGTCATCAACTTCTCTTGATACATCTCATTAATCTCCCGCATCATAAATATGAAGGCAGGGGAATCAAACTTGGCCTTGCGGGCAGCTACGTCTACGAACTGGTTATAGCCGTCGACCACCATCTCCTGAAGCAGCATATCCGGCGGATTATTCGGAAGCGCGTAGCGGTGTGCGGACCCCGCCTGTTGCTCCGACGCAATCAGCGATTTGGAGATTTTCTTCCATTCCTGCCAAGTCCAGCTCTTATCAATGATCTCTGCTTGCTTAAGTACATCCCCGTCTCCAAGGAACGCTCTCAGGCTGAACCCGGATGGAATGATATAGGTGCCCCCGTTCACCTTCAGGGCATTCAGCACATTCATTTGCAGGTCCTCCTGCTTCAGCGTCTTCGACTGCTTGAGGTAATCCTCCATATCAAGGAATAGCTTCTTGCTCACGTAATCACTGGCGGGCAGACTGCCCGTTTCATAAATATCGGCTCCTTTGCCTGAGAGCAATGCTGTACCGGCGGTTTTCTGATACTTCTCATAATCCGGCCCCTCCATCTTC
This genomic interval from Paenibacillus sp. FSL H8-0332 contains the following:
- a CDS encoding extracellular solute-binding protein, which gives rise to MKMIKRMGWLGLSLAFTTMMSACSSGSSAEAPSTVGKTVVTLSVQQDSDFYRAVEQKFEQAYPDIDLQIQAYKGIGEKMEGPDYEKYQKTAGTALLSGKGADIYETGSLPASDYVSKKLFLDMEDYLKQSKTLKQEDLQMNVLNALKVNGGTYIIPSGFSLRAFLGDGDVLKQAEIIDKSWTWQEWKKISKSLIASEQQAGSAHRYALPNNPPDMLLQEMVVDGYNQFVDVAARKAKFDSPAFIFMMREINEMYQEKLMTTEPVETENQLFYSAVIQGPADFINVPYTNFANPKLLYKPHSGNSGAMRIIPNYTFAIQAKSPVAEQAWTFMEFLLSDEVQSLQSREGFSLLRSLNDKQFSELQQQVKSGTYKLPDGKLASVPEGQFKVFQDMMDTADNFAMMDVKILSIIGEEANAFFSGQKTAEDVAKLIQNKATTYLNE